The Buttiauxella selenatireducens genome has a window encoding:
- a CDS encoding site-specific integrase yields the protein MAGFPTGVEIHNGKIRISFKFRNTRCREVLQGWSVTPANIKKAGNLRAVICSEIQLGNFKYETRFPESKSLKKFISPVQSVSTFSELCNAYHAVKEIEISPSSMIGTRSISKLLTLMIGPDTPLLDIQHNDVLLYRKRLLEGELKSRTKGGRTVRTVNLYIGQLCRMFKFAQMSNYIHHLPHDNVKTLKKTSRDPDPLMKDEFESLSRYWKGSALNMWILAVYSGLRHGELTGLAWEDVDFDNGEVHIGRTITLAKQFGPPKTNAGVRTVKLLKPALEALVRQKELTYYKSPLEIIYYHREHGKTERQSLRFCFMPRPNLGQQSRHYSTNTINRSWKQAIVKSGVRHRTPYHTRHTYACWLLSAGANPSFIASQMGHENAQMVYSVYSKWIARMSDDQIEMLNAKLG from the coding sequence ATGGCAGGGTTTCCAACCGGTGTTGAAATTCATAACGGAAAAATCAGGATTTCGTTCAAGTTCAGAAACACCCGGTGTAGAGAAGTCCTGCAAGGATGGAGTGTTACCCCTGCAAACATCAAAAAAGCTGGCAATTTACGTGCAGTCATCTGCAGTGAAATCCAGCTTGGTAACTTTAAATATGAAACCCGCTTTCCTGAAAGCAAGTCGTTAAAGAAGTTTATATCCCCCGTTCAAAGCGTTTCTACATTTAGCGAGCTTTGTAATGCTTACCATGCTGTCAAAGAGATCGAGATTTCACCATCATCGATGATAGGCACCCGCTCAATCAGTAAATTATTAACGTTGATGATTGGCCCTGATACGCCACTTTTAGACATTCAACACAATGATGTTTTGCTCTATAGAAAGCGCTTACTGGAAGGGGAACTTAAGTCGAGGACTAAAGGCGGAAGGACTGTTAGAACGGTTAATTTGTATATCGGCCAGCTTTGCCGGATGTTCAAATTTGCACAAATGAGCAACTACATCCATCACTTGCCACATGATAATGTAAAGACGCTGAAAAAAACATCACGTGATCCCGACCCGTTGATGAAAGATGAATTTGAGAGTCTGTCCAGGTACTGGAAAGGCTCTGCTTTAAATATGTGGATACTCGCCGTATACAGCGGGCTCCGCCATGGTGAGTTAACAGGGCTAGCCTGGGAGGATGTGGATTTTGATAACGGTGAGGTACATATAGGAAGAACAATTACTCTCGCTAAACAATTTGGCCCGCCTAAAACCAACGCTGGGGTCAGAACGGTTAAACTACTGAAACCCGCACTTGAGGCTCTTGTTCGTCAAAAAGAGCTCACCTACTATAAAAGTCCCCTAGAAATAATCTATTATCATCGTGAGCACGGAAAGACGGAGCGGCAATCACTGAGATTTTGCTTTATGCCACGGCCAAATCTTGGACAGCAAAGCAGGCATTATTCCACAAATACTATTAATAGATCGTGGAAGCAGGCTATTGTGAAGTCAGGAGTGCGCCACCGCACTCCGTATCACACGCGCCATACATATGCGTGCTGGTTACTCTCTGCAGGGGCAAACCCCTCATTTATTGCGAGCCAGATGGGGCACGAGAATGCGCAGATGGTTTATTCCGTTTACTCAAAATGGATAGCGCGGATGAGCGATGACCAGATTGAAATGTTAAACGCAAAACTGGGATAA
- the xisR gene encoding excisionase family protein, translating into MAQVVFNEEWVVEQKLTERTGLSCGQIKSYRHKAWIQGVHFKHVTAEGLTTSDKGLIWYNYPKINIFIKDA; encoded by the coding sequence ATGGCTCAGGTCGTCTTTAATGAAGAATGGGTAGTTGAGCAAAAGCTCACTGAGAGAACGGGCCTATCATGCGGCCAAATCAAAAGTTATCGCCACAAAGCGTGGATACAAGGTGTTCATTTTAAGCACGTCACGGCTGAGGGGCTCACCACCTCTGATAAAGGTCTAATCTGGTACAACTACCCGAAAATTAATATTTTCATAAAGGATGCGTAA
- the kil gene encoding host cell division inhibitory peptide Kil: MVNINQFMAGKNKAVIAQFLGDRNMLGEALHQGNESMNLQPGNFICGSVDFAYKMILDNVLTNFESYGDLTIVDGDTHLVESKINLDIESDAFSPHAKWCLNLLTGLKS; encoded by the coding sequence ATGGTTAACATCAATCAGTTCATGGCGGGAAAAAACAAAGCAGTAATCGCCCAGTTCTTGGGTGATAGAAATATGCTCGGAGAGGCCCTACATCAGGGAAATGAGAGCATGAATTTGCAGCCAGGTAATTTCATATGTGGCTCAGTTGATTTTGCCTACAAAATGATTCTGGATAACGTTTTAACTAATTTCGAATCCTACGGTGATTTGACAATTGTTGATGGCGACACACACCTGGTTGAATCTAAGATAAATTTAGACATCGAATCAGATGCATTTTCACCACACGCCAAATGGTGTCTAAATTTATTAACCGGCCTGAAATCATAG
- a CDS encoding helix-turn-helix domain-containing protein — MKKTEQQQEPLITKRLNELIEKKRVSKAELARVAGVSPQSVNGWFKRGSISKEAAAKLSNEYDVSLPWLLGESEQAGELRAEEKRLLEVFNKLPPIERNNMLAAFEMRLQELITFYTKYAAPPADENK; from the coding sequence ATGAAAAAAACAGAGCAGCAGCAAGAGCCACTAATCACAAAACGGCTCAATGAACTCATAGAAAAGAAACGCGTATCGAAAGCCGAGCTCGCAAGAGTTGCGGGGGTTAGCCCTCAATCGGTAAACGGATGGTTTAAGCGCGGGAGCATCAGCAAGGAAGCGGCAGCTAAGTTGTCGAATGAGTACGATGTTTCTCTCCCATGGCTTTTGGGTGAGAGCGAACAAGCTGGAGAACTGAGAGCGGAAGAAAAGAGACTGCTTGAGGTGTTTAATAAACTCCCGCCAATAGAGCGGAACAACATGCTCGCTGCGTTCGAAATGCGATTACAAGAATTAATCACGTTTTACACTAAATACGCAGCACCCCCAGCCGACGAAAATAAATGA
- a CDS encoding transcriptional regulator, with the protein MSGLNAAIKAARNQRQLAKLIGTWPQTVNRWVVRYGGVVPAEWVLPIFRATGVTPHELRPDLHPTPASGIPDQNTANTQKESD; encoded by the coding sequence ATGAGTGGATTAAATGCAGCTATCAAGGCTGCGCGTAACCAACGCCAATTAGCAAAACTCATTGGCACATGGCCACAAACAGTAAATCGGTGGGTGGTCCGTTACGGCGGCGTTGTGCCGGCTGAATGGGTACTACCAATTTTTCGCGCAACCGGCGTAACCCCACACGAGTTACGTCCTGATCTTCACCCAACCCCAGCTAGCGGAATACCTGATCAAAATACCGCTAACACCCAGAAGGAATCTGATTAA
- a CDS encoding toxin YdaT family protein — MEIKHSVVRDTVRVWAAKERRGPVSTKITNAYFEMGCKGLPLHKIDASVPDCDLSGAIHINQQNIFRWLDSDSQSAKNKVSQLLPAILSVLPHPLSARIVLANSVEYRALQLAKTAVIDATDAYVAATVVDVVNHWRGN; from the coding sequence ATGGAAATCAAGCACTCTGTTGTTCGCGACACCGTCCGCGTTTGGGCTGCAAAGGAACGCCGCGGACCCGTGAGTACCAAAATTACTAACGCGTATTTTGAAATGGGTTGTAAAGGTCTGCCATTACACAAAATCGATGCTTCCGTACCTGATTGTGATTTATCAGGTGCAATTCATATCAATCAGCAAAATATATTTCGCTGGCTGGATAGCGATTCTCAATCAGCAAAAAACAAGGTGTCGCAGTTGCTACCCGCAATTCTTTCTGTTTTGCCACATCCCCTGAGCGCCAGAATCGTGCTGGCCAACTCAGTGGAGTATCGGGCGTTACAGCTCGCAAAAACGGCGGTGATAGATGCAACTGATGCCTACGTAGCCGCAACAGTCGTTGATGTTGTTAACCACTGGCGTGGCAATTAG
- a CDS encoding DUF4222 domain-containing protein: MRDTAELLQRFKTVLQRNLPNTAPQQRVREIAAGDRLKNSYGRRVTVIAANQKTIEFRRDGYDMNCALGRDKFLREFVGVVD, from the coding sequence ATGCGTGACACAGCCGAATTACTGCAGCGGTTTAAAACCGTTCTCCAACGAAATTTACCCAACACTGCGCCACAACAACGGGTACGTGAGATTGCTGCCGGTGATCGGCTCAAGAACAGCTATGGGCGGCGCGTTACGGTGATTGCAGCCAATCAGAAAACGATTGAATTCAGGCGTGATGGATATGACATGAACTGTGCGTTAGGCCGGGATAAATTTTTGAGAGAGTTTGTAGGGGTTGTGGATTAA
- a CDS encoding conserved phage C-terminal domain-containing protein: protein MGGNAPNFLLGDYTESTQRDCQADELPDDFPDPALRVLKHLNLTTKADFRDGKTTLGFINGLLMGEYVADELILVIDHRTALWSGDSKMSQYLCPKTLFNFENFEGYLPLARKWDGEGRQPLNSQSVEIDTDERDRAYRSFTSGTARTIRSALEVAVRKSAAQAGIKNHPPDRAKQQWDRIWVDCASREQPGE, encoded by the coding sequence GTGGGCGGCAATGCACCCAACTTTCTTCTAGGTGATTACACAGAGAGTACACAGAGAGATTGTCAGGCAGACGAGCTGCCCGACGATTTCCCCGATCCTGCTCTGCGAGTTTTAAAACATCTCAATCTCACCACCAAAGCCGATTTTCGGGATGGCAAAACCACGCTTGGATTTATTAACGGGCTGCTGATGGGGGAATACGTCGCTGACGAATTAATACTGGTTATCGATCACCGTACAGCACTCTGGTCTGGTGATTCGAAAATGTCCCAGTATCTCTGCCCAAAAACGCTATTCAATTTTGAGAATTTCGAAGGGTATTTGCCACTAGCTCGCAAGTGGGACGGGGAAGGGCGGCAACCGTTGAACAGCCAGTCTGTGGAGATTGACACAGATGAGCGGGATCGAGCCTACCGGAGTTTCACTAGCGGTACCGCCAGAACTATCCGTAGTGCTCTGGAGGTTGCTGTTCGAAAATCGGCTGCGCAGGCCGGGATAAAAAACCACCCACCTGACAGAGCTAAACAGCAATGGGATCGAATTTGGGTTGATTGCGCGAGCCGCGAACAGCCAGGCGAGTAA
- a CDS encoding DUF2513 domain-containing protein has protein sequence MKINQQYLKDLLIAFEDAPNPDTDITELKERGFDYMDPEFMFHMRLLEDQYLIQRTDGQPGFGFYESLGGPGSYAVMPLRLTAQGHDFIADLRQQEVWSTVKENFKEASMSSLVDIAKQLAQGFAKQKIKQLTGFDPD, from the coding sequence ATGAAGATTAATCAGCAGTACCTAAAAGACCTTTTAATAGCATTCGAGGATGCTCCAAACCCCGATACTGATATAACTGAACTTAAAGAACGTGGATTCGATTACATGGATCCTGAATTTATGTTTCACATGCGCTTGCTTGAAGATCAATATTTGATTCAAAGAACTGATGGCCAGCCAGGCTTTGGTTTCTATGAAAGTCTTGGTGGTCCTGGCTCATATGCTGTAATGCCATTAAGGCTCACAGCGCAGGGGCATGATTTCATAGCAGATTTAAGGCAGCAAGAAGTGTGGAGCACAGTTAAGGAAAATTTCAAAGAAGCGAGCATGTCTAGCCTTGTTGATATAGCGAAACAGCTGGCTCAAGGGTTTGCTAAGCAAAAAATCAAACAATTAACGGGTTTTGATCCTGATTAA
- a CDS encoding Hok/Gef family protein, with translation MPQKLCIASLVVVCITILIFTWMVRDSLCELHIKGGNTELAAILAYEVRR, from the coding sequence ATGCCACAGAAACTCTGTATTGCTAGTTTGGTGGTGGTTTGTATCACCATCTTAATTTTTACCTGGATGGTACGCGATTCGTTATGCGAACTGCATATCAAAGGGGGTAACACAGAGCTTGCGGCAATTTTAGCCTACGAAGTTAGACGTTAA
- a CDS encoding DUF4926 domain-containing protein, which produces MMRSEYDVVVLAEDLPDEGLTKGMSGTIVIVFTNPELAYLVEFCDEEGRTIAMPALLPDQLNDYSPD; this is translated from the coding sequence ATGATGCGATCTGAATATGACGTTGTGGTTTTAGCTGAAGATTTACCGGATGAAGGGCTAACCAAGGGAATGAGTGGCACTATTGTTATCGTATTTACCAACCCGGAACTTGCCTATTTAGTTGAATTTTGCGACGAGGAAGGAAGGACGATAGCAATGCCAGCCTTGCTACCTGATCAGTTGAATGATTATTCCCCTGATTGA
- a CDS encoding DUF6966 domain-containing protein, giving the protein MKTNIQHLLTKISLLLSNNDEERWAAAFEQLSKKLDLDYDTALSDIKHTFGGAGSFNDLVLHHKGQMLVRENNELNALQDQLYEAVTTEIINRRNR; this is encoded by the coding sequence ATGAAAACGAACATTCAGCATTTGTTAACAAAAATCAGTTTACTCCTTTCAAATAACGATGAGGAAAGATGGGCCGCTGCATTTGAACAACTCAGCAAAAAACTAGATTTAGATTACGACACCGCTTTGAGCGATATAAAACATACATTTGGTGGGGCTGGCTCGTTCAATGACTTAGTGCTACATCATAAGGGGCAAATGTTAGTTCGTGAAAACAATGAGTTGAATGCCCTTCAAGATCAACTCTATGAGGCAGTTACAACGGAAATAATTAACCGGCGTAATCGTTAA
- the tssD gene encoding type VI secretion system tube protein TssD, with the protein MSDIIYLKMRGERQGDISAGCGTEASIGNRFQLGHENEIFTFSLSSSITGTGKGVNLQGLSFTKLIDKSSPLLTTAITNNEKLALEFNFYRISRYGMWEKYYSIELRGASLVDISVNVSNNTLDTEVITVRYDYILCKHLTASTEFSYLALPANYNSLFSPHSPAVQAEKPIQTINSKAAGRLLAAGGIYNGNIEGFGKTAVQLGGDTKAGYTQVMNNKGLLIAGASVAAGLTMGRMRFPELEELSELKNLHVLGTVEGEYSMMNPGPLSNRFAETFSGGAYKEITLSKDTIFYRGGQDGVSLGRFFSYEKPGGIIQTRIDSAVLPAWPNGDKSIIDSYFEVKIPAGAKVYVGEVGYQTDIYSGGAEQVLIPAPWDIPGVQILDFGGLK; encoded by the coding sequence ATGAGCGACATTATTTATCTGAAAATGCGCGGTGAGCGGCAAGGAGATATTTCAGCCGGTTGCGGGACTGAAGCCTCAATAGGTAATCGGTTTCAGCTGGGGCATGAGAATGAGATATTCACATTCAGCTTGTCCAGCAGTATTACGGGAACGGGTAAAGGGGTTAATTTACAGGGACTGAGTTTCACTAAGCTAATCGACAAAAGCAGTCCATTACTGACTACAGCAATTACGAATAACGAGAAGCTTGCTCTCGAATTCAACTTCTACCGAATAAGCCGGTACGGAATGTGGGAGAAGTATTACAGCATCGAACTGCGTGGGGCTTCGCTGGTTGATATCAGTGTGAATGTCTCAAATAACACTCTTGATACCGAAGTGATTACAGTCAGGTATGACTACATTCTATGCAAGCACCTGACGGCGAGCACTGAATTTAGCTACCTGGCCCTACCTGCTAATTACAACAGTCTATTCAGCCCCCACAGCCCTGCCGTACAGGCTGAAAAACCGATTCAAACCATTAATAGCAAGGCCGCCGGTCGTTTATTGGCAGCAGGTGGAATCTACAACGGGAATATTGAAGGGTTTGGTAAAACCGCCGTACAACTCGGCGGTGACACTAAAGCAGGCTATACCCAGGTAATGAATAACAAAGGCTTACTTATTGCTGGCGCGTCTGTTGCAGCTGGGCTAACGATGGGAAGAATGCGATTCCCTGAGTTAGAGGAGCTTTCCGAGCTGAAAAATCTCCACGTTCTGGGGACAGTTGAAGGCGAGTATTCGATGATGAATCCAGGGCCACTGAGTAACCGATTTGCCGAAACATTTTCTGGCGGCGCTTATAAAGAGATAACGTTATCTAAGGATACTATCTTCTATCGAGGCGGACAGGATGGCGTTAGTCTGGGACGTTTTTTTAGTTACGAGAAACCCGGCGGTATAATCCAAACGCGTATCGATAGCGCAGTTCTTCCTGCGTGGCCGAATGGAGATAAATCAATCATTGATAGCTACTTTGAAGTGAAAATACCCGCAGGAGCAAAAGTTTATGTAGGGGAGGTCGGGTATCAAACCGACATCTATTCTGGTGGGGCTGAGCAAGTGCTAATTCCAGCACCCTGGGATATTCCGGGAGTACAAATATTAGATTTTGGTGGCTTAAAATGA
- a CDS encoding PLxRFG domain-containing protein has translation MRKNRIHRKGTEGFTKDAIRAFADHMFHGSHQLSKLEYAMDMGEAIDSARKEAAEDRSDTNRATHLVNEVQKRNEFIMNPTGGAVAHAISQAGFIYHLAATPAAAMVNLSQSVILGVPIMSAYLNKNNPAVSSGKVSKQLIRATADFTRGKGWIEKSKKLTPDEKKAMEVGYATGTIDRTQSHDLAGVAESGISYNATRQKVMKGLGFAFHHAERFNREVTFLASYRLARQEGESHDKAIDTANDLTWKVHFDYQNTSRPRVMQNDTAKVLLLFRNYSANMLYRLARDVYKSINPKDPAERKEALTQFAGITGMMMLHAGVRGTWFFGIATAIASVFMDDGDDPEEEMKKAMIDAIGPTATGLALNGVPGHALGWDLSGRIGMPDLWFRSSYKELEGEDAYNYWLSQAAGAAPSMALNAFKGMAMAAKGNVYRGIETAMPKIIKDQMRAYRYMTDGAETMKGDDILPEMTPWEGISQSLGFAPAALSERYKQNSANMNKQEAILAARSNLLSQYYKADEASNEAELDKLDKEIDKFSDKYPEQKITGKTLNRSIRTREKNSDRNVGGINYNEKLKDRILNEQSMSIYR, from the coding sequence GTGCGCAAAAATCGCATTCACCGTAAAGGCACCGAAGGCTTTACTAAAGATGCAATAAGGGCGTTTGCGGACCATATGTTCCACGGCTCGCACCAACTTTCGAAACTTGAGTACGCCATGGATATGGGGGAGGCCATCGACTCTGCCCGCAAGGAGGCTGCCGAAGATCGCTCAGATACTAACAGAGCGACTCATCTGGTGAATGAGGTGCAGAAGCGCAATGAGTTCATAATGAATCCCACTGGAGGTGCCGTGGCGCACGCTATTTCCCAGGCTGGCTTTATCTATCACCTGGCAGCAACACCTGCGGCGGCGATGGTTAACCTGTCACAATCCGTGATTCTTGGTGTGCCCATCATGTCCGCATATCTGAATAAGAATAATCCGGCAGTCTCCAGTGGGAAGGTTTCAAAGCAGTTGATAAGGGCAACAGCGGACTTCACTCGCGGGAAAGGTTGGATTGAAAAGTCTAAAAAACTAACGCCTGACGAGAAGAAAGCGATGGAAGTCGGTTATGCAACCGGCACCATTGACAGAACGCAGTCTCATGACCTGGCTGGTGTAGCGGAAAGTGGTATTTCTTATAACGCCACACGGCAGAAAGTTATGAAAGGCCTTGGCTTTGCGTTTCATCACGCAGAGCGCTTCAACCGCGAAGTGACCTTTCTGGCCTCTTACCGCCTGGCGAGACAAGAAGGTGAAAGTCATGACAAGGCTATCGATACCGCCAACGATCTGACGTGGAAAGTGCATTTTGACTATCAGAACACGTCCAGGCCGCGCGTAATGCAAAATGATACGGCAAAGGTTTTGCTGTTATTTAGAAACTACAGCGCCAACATGCTCTATCGACTGGCGCGCGATGTCTACAAATCCATTAACCCGAAAGATCCTGCTGAGCGTAAAGAGGCGCTAACTCAATTTGCAGGTATAACCGGAATGATGATGCTCCATGCTGGAGTGAGAGGTACATGGTTCTTTGGTATTGCTACGGCGATTGCATCTGTCTTTATGGATGACGGGGATGATCCCGAAGAAGAAATGAAGAAAGCGATGATAGATGCCATTGGACCAACGGCTACTGGTCTTGCGCTAAATGGGGTACCGGGGCATGCTCTGGGGTGGGATCTGAGTGGACGTATCGGGATGCCGGATCTGTGGTTCCGTTCGTCCTATAAAGAACTCGAAGGTGAAGATGCCTATAATTATTGGCTATCTCAGGCGGCAGGTGCTGCACCATCAATGGCACTTAACGCCTTCAAGGGTATGGCTATGGCCGCGAAGGGTAATGTCTATCGTGGCATAGAGACGGCAATGCCGAAAATCATCAAAGATCAGATGCGCGCCTACCGTTATATGACGGATGGTGCGGAAACGATGAAGGGTGATGACATCTTGCCAGAAATGACTCCGTGGGAAGGAATTAGCCAATCGCTGGGCTTTGCTCCAGCAGCTCTGTCTGAGCGCTACAAGCAAAACAGCGCCAACATGAACAAGCAGGAAGCTATTCTGGCTGCGCGTAGCAACTTGCTGAGTCAGTATTACAAAGCGGATGAGGCCAGTAATGAGGCTGAGCTGGATAAGCTCGATAAGGAAATCGATAAATTCAGTGACAAATATCCTGAGCAGAAAATCACTGGCAAAACACTAAATCGTTCAATTCGTACTCGAGAGAAAAATAGTGACCGGAATGTCGGAGGGATTAACTACAACGAGAAGCTGAAAGACCGGATCCTGAATGAACAGTCGATGTCCATCTACAGATGA
- a CDS encoding translesion error-prone DNA polymerase V autoproteolytic subunit, translating into MEFINPVRLRAVATLPLFSDLVQCGFPSPAQDYIEQRLDIHDLIVKHPSTTYFVRAAGDSMIDGGINDTDLLVVDCSRAAEHNDIVVASVGGEFTVKRLQLRPTVQLNPMNSAYSPIMIGSEETLDIFGVVTFIIKSTS; encoded by the coding sequence ATGGAATTTATCAACCCGGTCAGGCTACGCGCTGTTGCCACCCTCCCGTTATTCAGTGACCTGGTTCAGTGTGGTTTTCCATCACCGGCTCAGGATTACATCGAACAGCGTTTAGACATTCACGACCTTATTGTTAAGCATCCCAGTACAACGTATTTCGTGCGTGCTGCAGGTGACTCGATGATTGATGGAGGCATTAACGACACAGATTTATTGGTCGTGGATTGCTCCCGCGCAGCGGAACACAACGATATCGTGGTTGCGTCCGTTGGCGGTGAGTTCACGGTTAAACGTCTACAGCTTCGCCCGACGGTCCAGCTCAATCCCATGAATAGCGCGTATTCTCCGATTATGATCGGCAGTGAAGAGACACTCGATATTTTTGGGGTTGTCACATTCATCATCAAATCGACGAGCTGA
- a CDS encoding Y-family DNA polymerase: MFALVDVNSFYASCQTAFRPDLKGKPVVVLSNNDGCVIARSAEAKAIGVKMGDPYFKQKDLFRRYGVTCFSSNYELYADMSDRVMTTLEEMSPRCEIYSIDEAFCDLSGVRNCRNLEDFGREIRSTLLLRTHLTVGVGIAQTKTLAKLANHAAKKWQRQTGGVVDLSNLEKQRKLMAYFPVDEVWGIGRRISKKLEAMGIKTVLQLADTDIRFIRKHFNVVLERTVRELRGEPCLELEEFAPTKQEIVCSRSFGDRITDYEQMRQAICSYAFRGAEKLRGEHQYCRYISAFIKTSPFALNEPYYGNQAAVKLLTPTQDTRDIIAAAIRCLDVIWKDGYRYQKAGIMLGDFFSQGVAQFNLFDDNAPRKNSAALMEVLDHLNHENGRGALYFAGQGIQQQWQMKREMLSPRYTTRWSDLLVVR; encoded by the coding sequence ATGTTTGCTCTGGTCGATGTAAATTCGTTTTATGCAAGTTGCCAAACAGCTTTCAGACCTGACTTGAAAGGGAAGCCTGTGGTTGTCCTGAGTAATAACGATGGCTGTGTCATTGCGCGGTCAGCAGAAGCAAAAGCGATTGGTGTCAAAATGGGCGACCCGTATTTCAAACAGAAAGACTTGTTCAGGCGATACGGTGTTACCTGTTTCAGCTCTAACTACGAGCTGTACGCTGATATGTCTGACAGGGTGATGACTACTCTCGAGGAGATGTCGCCACGTTGCGAAATTTACAGTATCGATGAAGCCTTCTGTGACCTGTCTGGGGTAAGGAACTGCAGGAACCTTGAGGATTTTGGCCGGGAAATCCGGTCCACGCTTTTGCTGCGCACCCATCTTACCGTTGGTGTCGGTATTGCTCAGACTAAGACACTGGCAAAGCTCGCTAATCATGCTGCTAAAAAATGGCAGCGGCAAACGGGCGGCGTCGTTGACCTTTCGAATCTTGAAAAGCAGCGCAAACTGATGGCGTATTTCCCCGTTGATGAAGTGTGGGGGATTGGTCGGCGCATATCTAAAAAGCTGGAGGCTATGGGTATCAAAACCGTGTTGCAACTTGCCGATACCGATATCCGATTTATCCGCAAACACTTCAATGTGGTCCTCGAGCGAACCGTTCGTGAGCTGCGTGGCGAACCCTGCCTTGAGCTCGAGGAGTTTGCACCGACTAAGCAGGAGATTGTTTGCTCACGCTCATTCGGGGACCGGATCACTGACTACGAGCAAATGCGTCAGGCCATCTGTAGTTATGCATTCCGTGGGGCTGAGAAGCTTCGTGGAGAACATCAGTACTGCAGGTACATTTCGGCTTTCATCAAAACGAGTCCCTTTGCCCTGAATGAGCCATATTACGGGAATCAGGCCGCTGTGAAGCTGCTGACACCGACTCAGGATACAAGAGACATTATTGCTGCAGCGATACGTTGTCTGGACGTCATCTGGAAAGACGGATATCGGTATCAGAAAGCGGGGATCATGTTGGGTGACTTCTTCAGCCAGGGTGTAGCTCAGTTCAACTTGTTTGACGACAACGCGCCGAGGAAAAACAGTGCGGCGCTGATGGAAGTGTTGGATCACCTCAACCATGAGAATGGAAGAGGGGCGCTTTACTTTGCCGGGCAGGGTATCCAACAGCAATGGCAGATGAAAAGGGAAATGCTCTCTCCACGTTATACGACGAGGTGGTCTGATTTGCTGGTGGTTAGGTAA